The genomic stretch CGTAATCCGCAACAACATTCATTTTCGCCAAAATCTCAGTCATCGCATTCTCATGCTCTTGACTGTGCTGACGAACATCAAGCGCCATAAGGTGGAAGCCGAACAGCTCTACTTGACGAATAAGCTTAGCTAGTGCCGTATCTGCCACATAGTCTGCAAAATGATGACGCAGGCTGCGGTCAATAATGAGCAGCTCCTCGCGAAGCTCATCTGGATGGTTATAGCGCATTGGCGAACCTTTAAGCGATTCATCGCGCGTATTAGCCAGCTTTTCCAGCATGAAGCCCAGCTTGATACGGTAAGGCTCCTTCGTATTTCTCCACAGATCAACGCATTTCAGCTCGACATGCTCGCGGTCCAAACGAACCGATTCCACAAGTTCAGCCGATACCTCGATTAAATTTGTACTGAAGCTGAGCAGCTCTACAAGCTCTTCAAGCTTCTCCTCATACTTGCGGATGGCTAGTTGACGGTGCAGATTCAACGTCTCCCAAGTAACCTTCGAGGTTACGGATGGGTTGCCATCACGGTCGCCGCCGATCCATGAGCCGAAGCGCAAGTAATCAGGCACATGCCAGTTTTCATCCGGGTAATATTTGTTTAGGCAGCGCTCTAGCTCCTCGTATACATTTGGCAGCACCTCGAACAAGGTTTCGTCAAAATAATACAAGCCATTGCGAACCTCATCGATAACAGTCGGCTTGCGATCACGCAGCTCATCGGTTTGCCACAAAATAAGAACCTCATTCATGAGCTTCTCACGCAGCTTCTCGCGCTCGCGGTAAGTCAAGGTAGGATCATCAAGCTCCATGACATCGTTGGCAATGCGTTTATGAATCTCAAGCACTGCACGACGAGTAGCTTCCGTAGGATGCGCAGTCATAACAAGCTCAAGAGAAATGTTGCTCATAATGTCTTGAACGTCCTCGATAGCAATTCCACGTTCCTTCAAATCTTGAACGGCGCTCTCGATCGAGCCGCGCTGAACCGTCTCACCAGCAGATACCTCATAGTCGCGTTTCCGTCTAATCCGGTGATTTTGCTCGGCAATATTAACGAGTTGAAAGTAAATAGCAAAAGCTCTGATGACTTGATGACGGATCTCTGGACTTAAAGAAGAGATATTCCCCTTGAATTGATCAAATATTTCTGGAATAAATTCAGCACGAAGCGCCTTGCTCTGTTCGCGAATTCGTTCAACGATATCCAGCAGCTCACGACCGCCTTGATGAACAAGAACCTCACCGAGAATATTGCCTAAAAACCGGACATCGCGTCGCAGCAGATTGTTAGCTTGCTGCCGATTTGTCGTCAAAGTCGATGCAGATTGATCCGACATAACTGTTCCTCCTAAAATAGGTGCACATGCAAAAATAGTTAGTTGAAGCATACACGTACGTTATTTTCGATTTTTTCACTCCTGTTATCATACTACAAAAACCAACAGGGTTGAAGCCCCGATCCCAATCTGGGTAAAAATACAGAAGAGGCCGTCCAAAAAACAAGACGTCCTCTTCTTCTCTTTTTAACATCATGCGGCTATACCATTTTATCATTCAAAAAGGTCATTCTGTATTTTTGTCTTGGACGCCCCCGCGAGGCCCCTTTTTCTTCACCGATAATATCAATCAAACCGGCATCCATCCACGCCAGCAGAAATCGGTGTACGCTGCGAGTCGTCACGCCTAATACAGAAGCCAATTCCTGCGCATAATAATCAACTCTCCCAAAACGAGTCGTATGCGAGATGAGCTTACTTAAGTAGATCGATGTCAAACCTGCCGCTTCGGCTTTCTTCACTAAGGCTGCGTCGACTAGCGAGAGATCAATCCCCTTGGGCTCTGTCATCTCCAGCGGACCGATAACACTCTCATCTTCCCTGACGATAAAACAATTGTCTCCGCCTCCATCTCTCGCAAGGCGGAGGGATCGCCTGGAATGCATGCCCGCTTCTCCCGCAGAGTAGCCGAAACCAACACCAATGCTCAAGTGAACGCCATAAGCCCTCTGAACCTTTTTGGCTAATGGAATTCGTTTGTAGCCGCCTGTTTCACGTTCAAAAATACCGCGCGTCGTAACAAACAAATACTCATTAGCAGCTAATTGTGTTAAATGTCCGTCCAGATGCTCAACAAAGTTCAATACCATATGATGAATATCAAGCTGAAGCCGCTGCACCTCATGCTCGGAAATTTGTGACTCGGCAAGCTTAGAGAAGTTATCGACATGGATCAACCCCATCACGACCTGAGCTTCCTTCTTTCTCCGCCATTCCGTCGACAGGAGCGCACGCTCCAGCGTCACAATTATATCCTGATTCGTCGGCGTGATCCATTCACACAGTATTCCTTCCTTGGTCAACTGCTTAGCCACGCTGCTTATCGCCGTCAGCGCACAGAGTGAACGCCCCGCATGATGCTGCTCCCGGTGAAACATCAGGATGTCATTCTCGGTAGAGTTCGTATCGTTTTCAAATACAGTCAGTTCTACCTCTAGTCCGCCAAGCTCTTTAAGCGCAGCATCGATCATTGCCTTAGTTAATGTATCAACAGAAAGAGATGATACTCCATGTGTTCTCTCTAAGCGAAACAAGCTGCTATACAGACCAGATCCCGTTAAAGGCACGAACAGGGCAGGGACTTGAAACTGTATATTCGCTTTGGCGAGTTCATAAGGAATCGTTCCCGTAAAGAGCAGAACGTCGGCCTCCGTGTCTGCCGCTCTCGCCAGTTCAATCGCTTCAACTACTTGTTGGTAGCCTTTTATTATTGGAACAAAGGAAGGGAAACCCTTCAGACAATGCTGCATCTTCTGCATAATCGTCTGGGGCCCAATAATCGCAATTCGTATTTCTGACATTTCGATAGCTTCCGTTCGTTCTTCCGTCCACATAAGGCGCCTCCTACAACGACTTTATAATTCTGTTCTATTTATTGAATTATGAATCATCTATGAAGGAGACGCAACCCGGCCCCTCTATCGTTATCCTTTGCTATTCATTACTCATACAATTCCATGGTCCATTTCTGAGCGGTAGGCGTTTGAGCCAGGAACGTCTGGGATAATACTCGCATGTCCCATGGTCACGTCGATCGGCTTGCCTTCCTTCAGCAGCGTCAAAGGATATATATTCCAATCAGCATGATATCTCCATCAATCGCTGCAATATCGTTCAGCAGCTGTTCGGAGGGCTCCGCCAGCTTTTTTTCCAGTTCCAGCACCGTATTCAACATTATGATTTCTCTCTATTAAAACGATTCAAGAGAGTATGTCGATTAAAAAGGCAGCTCAGCTACATCCGATGTCATCAATTGAACCGTACGTTCATCGATAAGTTTAGCAGTTGGATGAGTGAGCCAATATGAATCAACGATTGGCTCATAATAACGAGCCTCAAAAATAAATGGCGGCTGCAAATCTGTGTACGCAGGAATATGGCCTATCCGCTTAACCGCCTCCGCCGCAGCCTCTTGAATGCGGCGGCAAGCTTCCTCTGAGGACAGATGCTCCGCAAACTCTAATCCTAGACCTTGTTTCGTTATCGATGTTACGATTCCCGGAATAAACATTCTAGCTTCTGCTGCAGCCTTGTCGTCGCCGGACAAGAAAATAACAGGAATCCCCTTCAGGCCTGCAAGCAGCGCCCTGGCGCCAAATTCGCCAATGAAAATACCATTCAATCGATAATACATCACATCCAAAGAGGAGTACGTATGATTGAGCGGCGCTGCAACCGTTCCTGCCATCGCATGCTGCCCGACAAATAACATGGCATCGTAATCCTTAAGCAGATGATTAACCGATGTTCCGATCAAGCTAATATAATGACTATCTATTAGATCCTCTGGAAACAGACCACCCGTGCCATGACCGTCAATCACATCAACAATAGCGCTAGAATCCGTGGACTTTATTCCCGCAACACAAGCATTAACTTCAAGCGCGAGCTGCTTCATTCCCGGTCCTTTGATCATATTGTCCGAGGTTCTGGTTTGGACGAACGCATCAACACCTGCCGCTCCCTCTAAATCCGTTATGATGATATATTTCATCGGCTCACCTCTATTAGGTTACAGCGTAACTGATTTGCCTGTCTCTCTGCTTTCATTAGCTGCTTCTATAAACCGAATGATCTGCAGCGTTATACTCATATCAACGGCAGGTATACCTGTTCGGAACATCGCCATCACCTGCTCAAGCAAGCTCGCATAAAAAGGCTTCTCCTCCGAGGAAATATCGACGAATGTAGAATTATTCTCTCGATGAATTGCTGCCACGAAGGGAAATCCACCTGATCGACTGCCATGAATCGTACCGACTTTTCCATTTTTCCACACGCCAGTAATAGTTTCCTGATCGCCGCTGCCTGAAGCCTTAACACGGTCGCAACCGCCGCCAAGCACCGTAAACAACATTTCAACCAAATGAATGCCATACCAGAAATACCCCGTCTGGGTCGGCTCCATATACATGGGGCCATAACAATCAACCGAAATGACCTCATCATCTACAACATTATTTTTTTTGGTCAATGCCTCCGCATAACGCAGTGCCGAGGAGCTCATGATAGGTACGGACCATTGTTCAGCCAGCTTCGCAATAGCTGCCGCCTCCTTCATACTCAAGGCAAGAGGCTTATCAATGAAGATTGGCTTGCCATAGGGTACAATGGCTTCAAATAGCTTCGCGTGCACGCGTCCATCAGCGGACAGCAGCAGCACCGCATCGCATTGCTCAGCCACCTGTTCAGGTCGCTCCGCGATTTGAACACCGAACCGGCTATTCATCTCTTCTGCAAAAGCTGTCACTCTAGAAATGCTAAGCTCAAAGTCAGGAGACCCTCCTGGATAAGCAAGAATAACCTTGCCCCCCTGTACATGAAAACGATGCATGCTATCATTTAGAAGCTCAGCAAAAGCAATAGAATGAGAGGTATCCGTACCTATAATCCCAATTTTCATCTGCTCTTTCATTCGATCCCATCCCAGCTGCCATATAGTTTAGTTAGACCTGACTTTGCAGTGTGTTCCATTACTTATTTCTGCCTGGCTGCAGCTTCATTCTCAGTCATAGCGCAGCATTACGCCCAGTGTCTTGCTCAAGTCCTCTTTCATAGCGATATAAGCGGACGGCGCATCATGTATGGAATATTCCTGTGTAATAAATGGTTCTACCGAAATCAAGCCCTCTTCAAGCTGACGGACGTATTCAGCCATATTGCGGCCTTCCGTCCAACGAACATATGATTTTGGATAATCAATGTTCTGGTCCTCATACTGTTCATCATATCGGCCTGGTCCAGCAGCTCTGGCAATAATGAAATCTGCTTCCTTCTGGAAAAATAGCTCGCGCGGAAATTCAATCGGTACATTGCCAACCAGTGCAAACTTGCCTCGAAAAGCTAGCTTTTCCATACTCGAAGCAATAATTTTTGAGCTGTTTGAATGTGCCACAAGCGCAATACTATCGAAGCCGTGAGCTTCCGTGAAACGGTCAATATGCTCACCCAATTGCTCATCATTTGCCAAGTAAGCTTCGACCCCTAACGCTTTAGCAGCCGCTACACGCGCTGGGTCCATATCCGTTGCAAACACTCGATAATTCGCTTGCTTACTGAACATGGCAATCAATTGTCCCAGAAGACCTAAGCCAACCACCCAAATGGTTTCCCCGAATTGCAAGGAAAGCCTTCTCACACTATGAATAGCGACGGAGCTTAATCCCACCAACGCTGCTTCACGCAAGTATTTGTCTGATGACAATTTGACGCAC from Paenibacillus sp. FSL H8-0548 encodes the following:
- a CDS encoding M55 family metallopeptidase: MKYIIITDLEGAAGVDAFVQTRTSDNMIKGPGMKQLALEVNACVAGIKSTDSSAIVDVIDGHGTGGLFPEDLIDSHYISLIGTSVNHLLKDYDAMLFVGQHAMAGTVAAPLNHTYSSLDVMYYRLNGIFIGEFGARALLAGLKGIPVIFLSGDDKAAAEARMFIPGIVTSITKQGLGLEFAEHLSSEEACRRIQEAAAEAVKRIGHIPAYTDLQPPFIFEARYYEPIVDSYWLTHPTAKLIDERTVQLMTSDVAELPF
- a CDS encoding zinc-binding alcohol dehydrogenase: MKQIVVKQHEAVLQEAEIPVITAANPYRVLVKVKYSSISPGTELNLIHNMDVPDGFRLGYSASGEVIAVGEKVTDLKPGDLVACYGGPYVYHAEQLSVPRQLCVKLSSDKYLREAALVGLSSVAIHSVRRLSLQFGETIWVVGLGLLGQLIAMFSKQANYRVFATDMDPARVAAAKALGVEAYLANDEQLGEHIDRFTEAHGFDSIALVAHSNSSKIIASSMEKLAFRGKFALVGNVPIEFPRELFFQKEADFIIARAAGPGRYDEQYEDQNIDYPKSYVRWTEGRNMAEYVRQLEEGLISVEPFITQEYSIHDAPSAYIAMKEDLSKTLGVMLRYD
- a CDS encoding Gfo/Idh/MocA family oxidoreductase, with the protein product MKEQMKIGIIGTDTSHSIAFAELLNDSMHRFHVQGGKVILAYPGGSPDFELSISRVTAFAEEMNSRFGVQIAERPEQVAEQCDAVLLLSADGRVHAKLFEAIVPYGKPIFIDKPLALSMKEAAAIAKLAEQWSVPIMSSSALRYAEALTKKNNVVDDEVISVDCYGPMYMEPTQTGYFWYGIHLVEMLFTVLGGGCDRVKASGSGDQETITGVWKNGKVGTIHGSRSGGFPFVAAIHRENNSTFVDISSEEKPFYASLLEQVMAMFRTGIPAVDMSITLQIIRFIEAANESRETGKSVTL